The following coding sequences are from one Candidatus Poribacteria bacterium window:
- a CDS encoding aldo/keto reductase, with the protein METNQDLPTIPRRRLGRTELSIPVVPFGTQGFGNNFGFVSDEEAVALIKHSVSIGVNHFDCARCYGDSMRKLGLAMKEIPREDVIITGRLCCHSAAEWGGYGQGRPDYSAERAIADLEDQLQLLNVDYFDGMLIHDPGEIDPTLEKGGTLDGLLRCKARGLVNHVGYGMRQHDFHLKAMATGDIDLILCFNDYNLIRQTAADEVLPAAAEADIGVMNGWSILRGILTGVDIDAEIERGRWKKEGDVAAAYPIWEWCVEEGISLLQLALQFCLKEERIQGNNIGSLNVEQLEANVRAASTPLPDEVWEKYEARFGGN; encoded by the coding sequence CAATTCCGAGACGACGATTGGGAAGGACGGAATTGAGTATTCCTGTGGTTCCGTTCGGTACGCAGGGGTTCGGAAATAACTTTGGCTTCGTTTCAGATGAAGAGGCTGTCGCGCTCATCAAACACTCGGTATCGATCGGTGTGAATCACTTCGATTGTGCGCGCTGTTATGGGGATTCGATGCGGAAACTCGGTCTGGCGATGAAGGAGATTCCGCGCGAGGATGTCATCATTACGGGACGGCTCTGTTGCCACTCCGCGGCAGAGTGGGGTGGCTACGGACAGGGTAGACCGGATTACTCCGCCGAACGTGCAATCGCTGACCTGGAAGACCAACTCCAACTTCTCAACGTAGACTACTTCGATGGCATGCTCATCCACGACCCCGGTGAGATCGATCCGACGCTTGAAAAAGGTGGCACACTCGATGGTTTGCTCCGGTGCAAAGCCCGCGGACTCGTGAATCACGTCGGATATGGCATGCGTCAGCACGATTTCCACCTCAAGGCGATGGCAACAGGTGATATAGACCTCATCCTGTGCTTCAACGATTACAACCTCATCCGCCAGACCGCCGCTGATGAGGTCCTCCCTGCCGCTGCTGAAGCGGACATCGGGGTTATGAACGGTTGGTCGATCCTACGCGGTATCCTCACAGGTGTCGATATCGATGCAGAAATTGAACGTGGACGCTGGAAAAAAGAAGGTGATGTTGCAGCAGCATATCCAATTTGGGAATGGTGCGTTGAAGAAGGCATAAGTTTGCTTCAACTTGCACTCCAGTTCTGTCTGAAAGAGGAGCGGATTCAAGGCAACAACATCGGGAGTCTCAACGTTGAGCAGCTTGAGGCAAATGTCCGTGCCGCCAGTACACCTTTACCTGATGAGGTATGGGAGAAATACGAGGCGCGGTTTGGGGGAAATTAG
- the mutY gene encoding A/G-specific adenine glycosylase, whose translation MHKKPLPEHYQDFRDALLAWFKKYQRDMPWRSTDDPYRIWVSEVMLQQTQVKKVVGYYGTFIERFPDVQRLAVAPLQDVLKVWEGLGYYARARNLHKAAQVIVNELDGKVPQDYATFRKLPGVGDYSAAAVQSIAFDAPYAAVDGNIKRVLARLFLMDAPINDAKSAKLFQAKADALLDRNVPGLFNQAVMELGATMCRPQSPVCLVCPVNSFCEAFHTGYQAEFPKRRETKPVPEHHIAVGVIYKAGEVLITQRQLDGLLGGLWEFPGGQLADGETAETACIRHIADVVNLSVTNVRYLTRVRHAYTHFKVVVDVFECDYQAGEVVLNGPRDAKWIKVAALQDYPLPRVTHKFLGELIRG comes from the coding sequence ATGCACAAAAAACCCTTACCCGAACACTACCAAGATTTCCGAGATGCACTCCTAGCGTGGTTCAAGAAATACCAGCGCGACATGCCGTGGCGGAGCACAGACGATCCCTACCGGATTTGGGTCTCCGAGGTGATGCTCCAACAGACGCAAGTCAAGAAGGTTGTCGGATACTATGGAACATTCATCGAACGTTTTCCAGATGTGCAGCGTTTGGCAGTCGCGCCGCTACAAGACGTACTGAAGGTATGGGAAGGCTTGGGGTATTATGCGAGGGCACGGAATCTCCATAAGGCAGCGCAGGTTATTGTCAACGAACTGGATGGGAAGGTCCCACAGGACTATGCAACCTTTCGGAAGTTGCCCGGTGTCGGCGATTATAGTGCAGCAGCGGTGCAAAGCATCGCTTTTGACGCGCCATACGCGGCGGTAGACGGGAACATCAAACGCGTGCTGGCGCGCCTGTTTCTGATGGATGCCCCGATCAACGACGCGAAGTCAGCGAAGTTGTTTCAGGCGAAAGCGGATGCACTTTTGGATCGGAACGTACCGGGACTTTTCAATCAGGCGGTGATGGAGTTGGGGGCAACGATGTGTCGTCCACAATCGCCAGTCTGTCTTGTCTGTCCCGTGAATTCCTTTTGTGAGGCGTTCCACACAGGGTACCAAGCCGAATTTCCGAAGCGACGGGAGACGAAACCGGTTCCTGAACATCACATCGCAGTTGGGGTTATCTATAAGGCAGGTGAGGTTTTAATCACGCAACGGCAGCTGGACGGTCTGCTCGGTGGACTTTGGGAGTTTCCGGGTGGACAGCTCGCCGATGGTGAAACCGCCGAAACCGCTTGCATTCGTCACATCGCCGATGTCGTCAACCTCTCTGTCACCAACGTGCGGTATCTCACCCGTGTCAGGCACGCCTACACCCATTTCAAGGTCGTCGTAGATGTCTTTGAATGCGACTACCAAGCAGGCGAGGTCGTTCTGAATGGACCGCGGGACGCGAAGTGGATTAAGGTTGCAGCACTACAGGATTATCCGCTCCCACGTGTGACGCATAAGTTTTTAGGTGAGTTGATTAGGGGATAA